The sequence below is a genomic window from Nitrospinota bacterium.
ACAAGCGACCTTCCGTAAGGAGACCCGTAAATGGAATATCCCGAGTGCTTCAGTGATATGGGCCACAAAATTTACTGCCTCGGCTACGATCCGGCCGCCGATGGCATGAGCGACGAGCATCGGTCCGAGGCCGTCCGCCGGGAGGCTATCGCCTGTCACGCCTGCCCGGTCTTCGACCCCTGCTGGAAGATCTCTTTGAACAGCGGGGTGCACGGCAGCGAGCTCAACGTTGCCGAGAGGCTCACCGGCATCGAGGGCGCCCTTGGCGGCCGAGGCCCCAATTCAACAGGCTTCGGCAGGTTGCATTGAACGTCCGGCCCGAATCATCACTTGACAGGGCCCGACCGACCGTATATTCAAAGACATATCCACGCCTTATAAAACCGGAAGGAGGTAGCCGTGAAGGTCCAGGTAACGGCCGGGAAACTCATTGACGTTAGGACCGACGCTCTCGGCGTCTGTCTCTTTCAAGGAGCGAAGCGGCCCGAGGGCGATCTAGCCGCGCTCGACAAAGCCCTTGGGGGCCTCATCGCCCGCCTCCTTAGGGATGGCGACTTCGAGGGCAAGGCCGCCCAGACCGCGCTCCTTTACCCGTCGGCCCCGGTTCGAGCCAAGCGGCTCTGTCTCGTCGGCCTGGGAAAGCGTGAGGAGTTCACGCTCGAAGGCTTCCGGAAGGCCGTCGGCATCCTTGCCAAGCTCGCCCGACGTGTGACAGCCCGCTCGCTCGCAGTGAGCATACACGCGGCCGAGGCCCTCGAGGAGACCCGCGCCGATGCCGCACGGGCGGCCGTCGAGGCGGCGATTCTGGCCACTTACTCCTTCGACGAATACAAGACCGACGGCGACAAGGTCAAAAAGCCCCTGGCGAACATCACCGTCGTCTCTCCCGACCGGCGGGGTCTGAAAGCCATCCGGGCCGCGGCTGCCGAGGGACGCACGATCGCCGAGGCGACCTGCTTCGCCCGCCGGCTGGTGGACCTGCCTGGAAACACCCACACGCCGACATACCTCGCCCGCGAGGCCCGCGCCATCGCCCGCTCCAGCCAGAAGCTCAAGGTTCGCGTCCTCGGCCGCGCAGATATGGAGCGGCTTAAGATGGGCGCCCTGCTGGGGGTCGCCAAGGGCAGCTCAGAGCCGCCCCGGTTCATCATCCTGGAATATAAGGGCGGTCGAGCCCGCGAGGCGCCCGTCGTGCTCGTCGGAAAAGCGGTGACCTTCGACTCGGGAGGCATCTCCATCAAGCCCTC
It includes:
- a CDS encoding leucyl aminopeptidase translates to MKVQVTAGKLIDVRTDALGVCLFQGAKRPEGDLAALDKALGGLIARLLRDGDFEGKAAQTALLYPSAPVRAKRLCLVGLGKREEFTLEGFRKAVGILAKLARRVTARSLAVSIHAAEALEETRADAARAAVEAAILATYSFDEYKTDGDKVKKPLANITVVSPDRRGLKAIRAAAAEGRTIAEATCFARRLVDLPGNTHTPTYLAREARAIARSSQKLKVRVLGRADMERLKMGALLGVAKGSSEPPRFIILEYKGGRAREAPVVLVGKAVTFDSGGISIKPSQAMEEMKRDMAGGAAVMGALKAISALKLPINVVGLIPATENLPSGTALKPGDIITTSSGKTIEILNTDAEGRLILADALTYAKRYKPAACVDLATLTGACEVALGKHCAGLMGTDEALIDEVRDAGEACGERVWPLPLWPEYHEQIKSDVADVKNIGGRGGGAITAAALLAKFAEGYPWAHLDIAGTAWVTTELPYTPKGATGYGVRLLVEFLKRRAEAA